In Magnetospirillum sp. XM-1, a single window of DNA contains:
- a CDS encoding protein phosphatase CheZ, giving the protein MRTPMTDSGLLKRELVGLFGHLQKIKTELAALNPPGATDHFGSMSEQLDAIVGATESATNTIMESMETISELMIEARAAAIDNEPLAKVFDKVDDRVNQVFEACSFQDITGQRISKIVNSMKFVEDRIKAVILTWGKDELTKVVVEIKKEETDPDKALLHGPQLPGQGVSQADVDRMLGQDAIDKLFG; this is encoded by the coding sequence ATGCGGACACCGATGACCGACAGCGGCCTCCTCAAGCGCGAGCTGGTGGGGCTGTTCGGGCACCTCCAGAAGATCAAGACCGAGCTGGCGGCCCTCAACCCGCCCGGTGCCACCGATCATTTCGGCAGCATGTCCGAGCAGCTCGACGCCATCGTCGGCGCCACGGAAAGCGCCACCAACACCATCATGGAAAGCATGGAGACCATCAGCGAGCTGATGATCGAGGCCCGCGCCGCCGCCATCGACAACGAGCCGCTGGCCAAGGTGTTCGACAAGGTGGACGACCGGGTCAATCAGGTGTTCGAGGCCTGCTCGTTCCAGGACATCACCGGCCAGCGCATCTCCAAGATCGTCAACTCGATGAAGTTCGTCGAGGACCGGATCAAGGCCGTCATCCTGACCTGGGGCAAGGACGAGCTGACCAAGGTGGTGGTCGAGATCAAGAAGGAAGAGACCGATCCCGACAAGGCGCTGCTGCACGGGCCCCAGCTGCCCGGCCAGGGCGTGTCCCAGGCCGACGTGGACCGCATGCTGGGCCAGGACGCCATCGACAAGCTCTTTGGCTGA
- the meaB gene encoding methylmalonyl Co-A mutase-associated GTPase MeaB, with protein sequence MSSSPDPKTLAAGVLAGERRALARAITLIESTRPDHREAAEALMHELLPHTGRSVRVGITGVPGAGKSTFIESFGLHVLEMGKRPAVLAVDPSSPRSGGSILGDKTRMEELSRDARAFIRPSPSGCTLGGVARRTREAMLVCEAAGFDVIVVETVGVGQSETAVAEMVDMFLLVLVPGGGDELQGIKKGIVELADAIIVNKADGDLAAAAARAARDYKNALHLLAPASPHWTVPVLTCSALARSGIDEVWSTIDSYRATMDKAGALAERRAAQAHAWMWNEVSETLLQALRDDPQVETLLPEMERGVAAGLMAPGAAARALVRTFRGKD encoded by the coding sequence GTGAGCTCCTCCCCCGATCCCAAGACCTTGGCCGCCGGCGTCCTGGCCGGCGAGCGCCGCGCCCTGGCCCGCGCCATCACCCTGATCGAATCCACCCGCCCCGACCACCGCGAGGCGGCCGAGGCGCTGATGCACGAATTGCTGCCCCATACCGGGCGCTCGGTGCGGGTCGGCATCACCGGCGTGCCCGGCGCGGGCAAAAGCACCTTCATCGAAAGCTTCGGCCTGCACGTTCTCGAGATGGGCAAGCGGCCCGCCGTACTGGCGGTGGACCCGTCCAGCCCGCGCTCGGGCGGCTCGATCCTCGGCGACAAGACCCGCATGGAGGAATTGTCCAGGGATGCCCGCGCCTTCATCCGCCCCAGCCCGTCGGGCTGCACGCTGGGCGGCGTGGCGCGCCGCACGCGCGAGGCCATGCTGGTCTGCGAGGCGGCGGGGTTCGACGTGATCGTGGTCGAGACGGTGGGCGTCGGCCAATCCGAGACGGCGGTGGCCGAGATGGTGGACATGTTCCTGCTGGTCCTGGTGCCGGGCGGCGGCGACGAGTTGCAGGGCATCAAGAAGGGCATCGTCGAGTTGGCCGACGCCATCATCGTCAACAAGGCGGACGGCGACCTGGCCGCCGCCGCCGCCCGCGCGGCGCGCGACTACAAGAACGCGCTGCACCTGCTGGCTCCGGCCTCGCCCCATTGGACCGTGCCGGTGCTGACCTGTTCGGCCCTGGCGCGCTCAGGCATCGACGAGGTGTGGTCGACCATCGACAGCTACCGCGCCACCATGGACAAGGCCGGCGCCCTGGCCGAGCGCCGCGCCGCCCAGGCCCACGCCTGGATGTGGAACGAGGTTTCGGAAACCCTGCTGCAGGCGCTTCGCGACGACCCCCAGGTGGAAACCCTGCTGCCCGAGATGGAGCGGGGCGTCGCCGCCGGCCTCATGGCCCCGGGCGCGGCGGCCCGGGCTCTGGTGCGGACCTTCCGGGGCAAGGACTGA